ATCCCTCGGTGCTCCATACATGGGTAAATAATAAAATTTAAGTCCGTTAGGGTGTTTTTATCGCTCATCGCCAATTGAACTGCTCGTGTTATTTCTTACCCTCCCTTCGTTCTCATTCTAATCCCTTAAGAGTAATTTCTCTACTAATAGTAATTGTTCTTCTtttattcttctttttcctcttaCGTTGTGCACACGAATAACCTTCTAGTCGGTAATTCCCTTGGATTCTCTTTCGTCATAACCCTTCCTCTCGGGACCCCCCTTTCTCGTCGCATCGCCGGCAGCTCAAATGGGCAACCCCCGTGGACGCCGAACGAACGGCAGCATCAAGACCAGCAAGGGTACCCAACGTGGTACAGTGTCCAATTTATTGTCCGATCAGCCCCTCGCCGCACGACCGAAGGTCTCAATTGTCAGCAACGACGACAGCCAGGACAGTTCTGACGGCGGCGCATTCACGACTCCTTCCACAACCGAATCCACCTTGAAGACTACTATCAACGGTACAGACAGCACGGAAAGAAATATGTCGAGAAAGCCCTCATCGCCAATGGCTCCGGCCTTCATGGTGTCTGCGCCAGGCAAGGTTATCGTCTACGGCGAGCATGCCGTTGTCCACGGCAAGGCAGCCATGGCTGCGGCCATTTCCCTCCGGTCCTACCTTCTCGTCACAACGCTGTCCAAATCGCAGAGGACAATTACAATGAATTTTCGGGATATCGGTTTGGACCATACGTGGAACATTGACGAGCTGCCGTGGGACGTGTTCCACCACCCATCCAAAAAGAAGTTCTACTACGACCTGGTCACCTCCCTCGATCCGGAACTCGTCGCCGCAATCCAGCCCCACGCCGATGCTGTGTCCCCAGACAAACCAGAGGATGTGCGCAAGATCCATCGCCGATCCGCGTCCGCGTTCCTCTACCTGTTCCTTTCCCTCGGTTCGTCGCAGAACCCCGGCGCCATCTACACCCTCCGATCCACCATCCCCATCGGCGCAGGTCtcggcagcagcgccagcgtTTGCGTCTGTCTGAGCGCTGCGCTATTGCTCCAGATTCGCACCCTCGCTGGTCCCCATCCCGACCAACCTCCCGATGAGGCGGAAGTGCAAATCGAACGCATCAATCGCTGGGCGTTTGTCGGGGAGATGTGCACGCACGGGAACCCCAGTGGCGTGGACAACACGGTCTCCGCAGGCGGCAAGGCCGTGGTGTTCCGACGAGAGGACTACTCCAAGCCCCCGACTGTCACTCCGCTCCTTAACTTCCCCGAACTACCTCTCTTACTCGTTGACACACGACAATCCCGCTCAACTGCGGTCGAAGTGGCCAAGGTGGGCAAGCTGAAGGATGAGTATCCGGTCGTGACCGACTCCATTCTAGAGGCGATCGACCAGGTGACCTTAGCGGCACAACAGAAGATCCAGGAAATCAGCACCAATGGTATCTCATACCGAACTTTGGAGGACCTAGGTACCCTGATCCGCATCAACCATGGCTTCCTCGTCTCGCTGGGTGTCTCGCATCCTCGCTTGGAACGAATCCGCGAGCTTGTGGACTATGCCGACATTGGATGGACAAAGTTGACCGGTGCTGGAGGCGGCGGGTGCGCAATCACCCTTCTCCGTCCAGACATCAAAGAGGAGGCTGTCCGCGAGCTTGAAGAAAAGCTTTCCGCCGAAGGATTCGTCAAGTACGAGACGACGTTGGGAGGCGACGGCATCGGTGTCCTCTGGCCAGCTGTGCTTCGCAACGGCACCGACGAGGAAGGTGgcgaggagattgaccaGCAGAAGTTCGAGAACGCAGTCGGTACCGAGGGCATCGAGCGCCTCGTAGGCGTCGGCGTCCAGGAGAAGCGGGAAGGATGGAAATTCTGGAAACGGTCGCCTCGTTTCTCATGATACCCTCGGACACTCTGCATccctttatttttttttttttttcccctttcttaAATTTCGGCTTTCCCCAGTATGCGTCAGAAGACCTTTGCATGATATGCCTTTCACCAGCACTTTTCTCTAACTATTCTCATTCCGCCAATACCTTTATCTTCATTCTTGTATCATATTTCAGTACTCGTTACGGTGGCGCCTGCTCTTTTCTTGCATGgtgcttcttccttttctatCTCTCTTCACTTTCGCGTCACTTTATGGTTGAGTACATCATTCTTTAATCGTTGTGTGTGCTTGTTTCAGAAGTCATGGGAGCGTGAACGTCGACAATTGAGCGCTGAACGAActtatatatctatacaACCATAGTGCAGGGAAATGCATGGGATAGCCATGATTTGCTATAAATTATAGTTATACAAGCATAATCCAATAGTGCAATGAGTCCAAAACACCTGGACGCAACGCGGTTGGGGCAGTCCCATGTTTGACAGTCCGTTGAACAACGCCGTAGAATTATGGACGATCTGGTGACAACAGGGTGGGTGCGGCCCCCATGTCCCAAGGCTAGTCAACCCATCGTCGTCTCCCAGCCCTTCTCGATCATGACATCCATCCAGTATACGTTACTGTCTCCCGCATCCATTCGTCTCCACACCTCTTGTACAAGTTGAAGACAGACGCTGATTGGCTTCGGAGGCAGGACATGCATAAAGGAAGTCAACCGTCCGAGAACGAAACGGCGCATCCTGGAAACCTCGATGGCATGCGATGAGAGATGGGGCCCATCTACATCTTGAGGGATTTCCGTCGGCGTTACACGTGGCAGGCGAAGTTCGCTACTCGATGCGACGAGCAGAAATGGTTGGAGACATCTGGTGCGGGATTCGAGGGGAATGGTCTTGAGGCGGGACAGAGTAATGAGTGCAAATTCTGTCAACCAGCTGCTGTAATAAGAATCTGAGTGGGCTGtgcttgatgctgctggcTCTGACAGCACATTGCTTTCCGGCTGTGCAAAGGGAGGGCCGGAGAACCAGGCCATGCCCTCGAGACTTAAGTCGGGgtccaagcagaagaaaggatcGCGGGGAGCAGTAGCGGATGATTGTTGGTCTGTCTGTGAAGACAACGTTTTATTGGAAGGAAGCCGATGGCGAAGTAGATCGGGGAAGACTCTATACAGCTGCAGGAGGCCTGTACAGCGGTACACCTCAGCCATGGTGAGGAGATGCCAAACTGGTGTCTCCTCGTCGCCAGGACTGACGATTTCACCTTCCGTGGGATGAGCGAGGCCAAGCAGcctttcttccagctcttgaGCCCTCGTGATGGCCATCTGCGCTTGGTCGATGTCTACCTGAGAGGTGAAGTTCCTGGCTCGaactctcttcctctctgcGCGAATTAACCTACCTACTTCTTGGACGGTGAACTGGGTATCGCGGGCAATTCCCGTCCAAGGATGAGGCACTCGCTGGAGGACGACTGATTCACCGATTCCCGAGGCAGATTTCCCAGACAACACAGCCGAGTCGTCTGCGACAAACGACAGAAGCATCTCCCAGTAAACGAGAGCCTCCTCGAAGAATTGGTGGTTATTACCGCGATTATGACTTGCAGATTCGGCAGCCTTGACGTCCAGATGCTTGCGAAGGAGGTTGAAAAAGGAGACGCCTAAATCTTTGGGGTCGTGCCAACTAGCGGTCTGGCCCAGCATAAGCAGAGCCAACAGGGACTTGTCGTCCATGGTAGTCTCTTTCGATATGATCTCCACTGCTTCGTTTCGCATACGTTGTCCCAAGGGGCCGAATTCTGGAAAATCATTTACCAGGGTGGCTGCTGCCATGCTTTGCATAGTCTTGCACATGGCCAGAGAGGAGCCCCAGAGACGTGATACAGTCGACCGGAATGGGTTCATCTGACTATCATAGCTAGAGAACAGAGCGGCTACCTCTTTGAAGTAATATTCAATCAAAGTCCAAGAAGGGTTGTTCAACGTTTGAGGAATCGAGGTGAAATCGTGCAAAGATGGCTTTGAATGGGATGAGGAATACGTGCGGATGATCGTCGAAGGCGAGAAATCAGAAAAAAGATGAGAATTATGCTGAAGCTCTGATCCTGCTGCTGAAAAGAAACTTGCAAGGTTCGTTGGCGTTTCGAAGTCAAGTGCGGCGCTCTGCCGTCGTGGCACTGATATCGGAGGCGACGCTGACGCTGGGGATGGAGGGCAAAGATCTGTCAGCTCAGGAAGAGAGTCTGTGCTCTGGAGATCCCAGAGATTATCACACAAGACACCTCCGCCATTTGTTTCCAAAACTTCTGTTTCAGATGGTTCCTCTGGACGCTTCGAATTCAAGTTGCTACTATCCAAGGCCAACGGGACCTGTGGCAAGGAATCAATGAAGACTGGCGATTTGGGTGAAGCTGACGGCCGCCGATCTGAGGATCGAATTGATCTGGATGCGGATGCTTCAGAGATGCTCGTTTGATCATTGTCAGGCTCTTGAAACTTGGTCACCCAGCGCAAAGATTGGACATATCCGGGGCACTTCACCCCCAAACGGATACATCGGCTACAGTGTGGTTTTTCTTCCCCACATTTGACCTATCGCTATGCTCAGTGACTGTAATAAATCATCGCAGTCACAGAGTCGAGGCTCTACGTGACTGGCTGATGTTGGGGATACACTCACCCTTTTGCTCTTACACCTCGCACAACCGTTGCGGGACTTTTTGACTCGTCGCATAACGATTCAACCTCATCGACTAAGACAACAATAAAGCAGATAGGTTGTCATCgagagatgctggaagaaACTTGAAACTCCCCAGTACCGCTCCAAGTCGAAGCAAGTCATCTGGACAAGATAAAGGATGCCGACAACGTGCGGGGAAACCCCGAGCTTATCAGCAGGCGGCGTCCAATTAGGAACCGGTTGGGACGTTTGCCTGTTTGGGGCAAGTTGAAGGCTATCAGGGAAGTATATGAATCATGAAGTTCCTCAGGACCACCCGTGTCGATTCATTGACCCCCTGCTCTCGCAGGTGGCACGAGTCCCTATGATTGGACTAGCGTCATGATGAGACCATTTGAACTAGTCAAACAAGGAACAGGTCCAGCATTGCTACTGCCACAAACAACGGCGTTTGCATCCACATATGCTTGAAGATTGCTGATAAAGCAGATAAAGCATCCAAAGCATGGAGCATGACACCATTCAGTGCCGTCGTGCTGGGTCTCTTTCATCTCAGCTACCAGAAAGACCACGAAGTAGGATGAAAGCTCGTTGTTCTTACCGCGCTCGAGGGCTTCATGGCAATCGCTTGATATAACCTATTTCTGTATATTATATATTCAATTCCAATGGTAGGAACAAAGAAGAATGATCAGACGATTCGTTGCTGCGGATGAGGACAGCAGAtaggaagaaaggaaaaatgTTTGATATTGTTGTCTTGATATTGTTCGGGATGGCCGCCTGAGGCTGCCACAACACAACCCCACTCGATTATCTTATCGTGTGTTTTGAGGAATTTCCTCCctactacagagtactccgcaGCGCCTCTTCGC
The Aspergillus fumigatus Af293 chromosome 4, whole genome shotgun sequence DNA segment above includes these coding regions:
- a CDS encoding Zn(II)2Cys6 transcription factor, giving the protein MRRVKKSRNGCARCKSKRVKCGEEKPHCSRCIRLGVKCPGYVQSLRWVTKFQEPDNDQTSISEASASRSIRSSDRRPSASPKSPVFIDSLPQVPLALDSSNLNSKRPEEPSETEVLETNGGGVLCDNLWDLQSTDSLPELTDLCPPSPASASPPISVPRRQSAALDFETPTNLASFFSAAGSELQHNSHLFSDFSPSTIIRTYSSSHSKPSLHDFTSIPQTLNNPSWTLIEYYFKEVAALFSSYDSQMNPFRSTVSRLWGSSLAMCKTMQSMAAATLVNDFPEFGPLGQRMRNEAVEIISKETTMDDKSLLALLMLGQTASWHDPKDLGVSFFNLLRKHLDVKAAESASHNRGNNHQFFEEALVYWEMLLSFVADDSAVLSGKSASGIGESVVLQRVPHPWTGIARDTQFTVQEVGRLIRAERKRVRARNFTSQVDIDQAQMAITRAQELEERLLGLAHPTEGEIVSPGDEETPVWHLLTMAEVYRCTGLLQLYRVFPDLLRHRLPSNKTLSSQTDQQSSATAPRDPFFCLDPDLSLEGMAWFSGPPFAQPESNVLSEPAASSTAHSDSYYSSWLTEFALITLSRLKTIPLESRTRCLQPFLLVASSSELRLPRVTPTEIPQDVDGPHLSSHAIEVSRMRRFVLGRLTSFMHVLPPKPISVCLQLVQEVWRRMDAGDSNVYWMDVMIEKGWETTMG
- the erg12 gene encoding mevalonate kinase, which translates into the protein MGNPRGRRTNGSIKTSKGTQRGTVSNLLSDQPLAARPKVSIVSNDDSQDSSDGGAFTTPSTTESTLKTTINGTDSTERNMSRKPSSPMAPAFMVSAPGKVIVYGEHAVVHGKAAMAAAISLRSYLLVTTLSKSQRTITMNFRDIGLDHTWNIDELPWDVFHHPSKKKFYYDLVTSLDPELVAAIQPHADAVSPDKPEDVRKIHRRSASAFLYLFLSLGSSQNPGAIYTLRSTIPIGAGLGSSASVCVCLSAALLLQIRTLAGPHPDQPPDEAEVQIERINRWAFVGEMCTHGNPSGVDNTVSAGGKAVVFRREDYSKPPTVTPLLNFPELPLLLVDTRQSRSTAVEVAKVGKLKDEYPVVTDSILEAIDQVTLAAQQKIQEISTNGISYRTLEDLGTLIRINHGFLVSLGVSHPRLERIRELVDYADIGWTKLTGAGGGGCAITLLRPDIKEEAVRELEEKLSAEGFVKYETTLGGDGIGVLWPAVLRNGTDEEGGEEIDQQKFENAVGTEGIERLVGVGVQEKREGWKFWKRSPRFS